One part of the Candidatus Hydrogenedentota bacterium genome encodes these proteins:
- a CDS encoding glycoside hydrolase family 31 protein, producing the protein MKKRNYWGLLLRISAAAALLLLVLAWSLFLYPFWGFPLNSDRHGAPPLTPAWALGLWVWEDDTNTAESTLELVNGHLRHDFPVRTVLIDSPWSTRYNDFQVDEDRFPDPEAFFRGLEERGIRAVLWMTCMVNSRNKDTAIEDASGWHQEAADNGYLLGGDFQRRWWKGEGGFIDYTNPAALAWWRGMQKTLLDWGVDGWKLDGAATLALDMKGILPWPYHRAHAGTISTRTYMDHYYRDEYAGGLAHNLEFITLSRSLDSVMPWIHPEGFAPIDASPVNWLGDNLHTWDEETRGLERAIRLALKSAEMGYNIIGSDVAGYHGDEPIDAELYIRWAQFSTFCGLFLNGGHGERRMWMRSPAELEIVRKFAWLHDELVPYMYRYAVTAHEGGARLMQPLETGPYHYRFGDDLLIAPIHQPGNQHTVHVPEGRWRYWFDDAALIEGPTTITRDFPLDEYPVYVREGAILPMRVERHYTGIGDRSWAGDLTLNIYPGASGQFTWYDTEDAHPANATVTVADDGIGITVAGHRSPTRLYVRLDEAPGRIEQNGAPVPRERWDYDPRRKRVILRHSDGGIITYRIR; encoded by the coding sequence ATGAAAAAACGAAACTACTGGGGGCTCCTGCTTCGGATTTCGGCCGCCGCCGCGCTCCTCCTCCTGGTGCTGGCCTGGTCCCTCTTCCTCTACCCGTTCTGGGGTTTTCCGCTGAACTCAGATCGCCACGGGGCCCCGCCGCTCACGCCGGCCTGGGCCCTTGGGCTGTGGGTCTGGGAGGATGACACCAACACCGCCGAATCCACCCTCGAACTCGTAAACGGCCACTTACGCCATGATTTCCCCGTGCGCACCGTGCTAATCGACAGCCCCTGGTCCACGCGCTACAACGATTTTCAGGTCGACGAAGACCGCTTCCCGGATCCGGAAGCCTTTTTCCGGGGCCTCGAGGAGCGCGGGATTCGCGCCGTGCTCTGGATGACGTGCATGGTCAACAGCCGCAACAAGGACACCGCGATTGAAGACGCCTCCGGCTGGCATCAGGAGGCCGCCGACAACGGGTATCTGCTGGGCGGCGACTTCCAGCGGCGATGGTGGAAGGGCGAGGGCGGCTTTATCGACTACACCAATCCCGCCGCGCTCGCCTGGTGGCGCGGCATGCAGAAGACGCTCCTCGATTGGGGCGTTGACGGGTGGAAGCTCGACGGCGCCGCCACCCTGGCGCTCGACATGAAAGGCATCCTCCCCTGGCCCTACCATCGGGCCCACGCCGGGACAATCAGCACGCGCACCTACATGGATCACTACTACCGCGATGAGTACGCCGGGGGACTCGCGCACAACCTCGAGTTCATCACGCTGTCGCGTTCCCTGGATTCGGTGATGCCGTGGATCCATCCGGAGGGGTTCGCGCCCATTGACGCCTCCCCCGTGAACTGGCTCGGCGACAACCTGCACACCTGGGACGAGGAAACGCGGGGGCTCGAACGCGCCATCCGCCTGGCGCTCAAGAGCGCGGAAATGGGCTACAACATCATCGGATCCGACGTTGCCGGTTACCACGGCGACGAACCCATCGATGCGGAGCTCTACATCCGATGGGCCCAGTTTTCCACGTTCTGCGGCCTCTTCCTAAACGGCGGCCACGGGGAACGGCGCATGTGGATGCGGTCGCCGGCGGAATTGGAGATCGTTCGGAAGTTCGCCTGGCTGCACGACGAACTCGTTCCCTACATGTACCGCTACGCCGTCACCGCGCACGAGGGCGGCGCCCGGCTGATGCAGCCGCTGGAAACCGGCCCCTACCACTATCGCTTCGGCGATGATCTATTGATTGCGCCGATCCACCAGCCCGGAAACCAGCATACCGTGCACGTGCCCGAAGGCCGCTGGCGCTACTGGTTTGACGACGCCGCGCTAATCGAAGGCCCCACGACCATCACGCGCGATTTTCCGCTCGATGAATACCCGGTCTATGTCCGCGAAGGCGCCATTCTCCCGATGCGCGTCGAGCGGCACTACACCGGCATCGGCGATCGCTCCTGGGCGGGCGATCTCACGCTGAACATCTATCCCGGCGCGTCCGGACAATTCACGTGGTACGACACCGAAGACGCGCACCCCGCCAACGCAACCGTCACCGTTGCCGATGACGGTATCGGGATTACCGTTGCTGGCCACCGCAGCCCCACGCGCCTCTACGTGCGACTGGACGAAGCCCCCGGCCGAATTGAACAGAACGGCGCGCCCGTGCCGCGCGAACGCTGGGATTACGACCCGCGGCGCAAACGCGTGATACTGCGCCATTCGGATGGCGGCATCATCACCTACCGGATTCGGTAG
- a CDS encoding HDOD domain-containing protein, translating to MQGLPALPHLAREILLALDAGTVLWEELAALAAYDEAAAGALRAVAAHETRLPANAPLEAQLIKLGLARVAEIVLENVAPRLFDTPRNPGLNLEAHWKHSLAVARYARTIAGKIQSPYALLAYPAGLLHDIGKPALDAAIPGGYSRALDLVRQQGLYALEAERRELGADHTVAGKWLAESWGLPAPLVSAIWLHHHPPGTLDNTPYPVELIEIVSLANFLAHGDELETAPQERVAAMDEQRWLRLGLNRIDVIEMLRERSGGTRGEDSPVAPAPAPELAPAGASDDLSRTRQDRDYYAALCAVHEGMQPGLSSSAQLAVLINGLRTAFGIASGLCYLTGPGGEVAEVLRWFQLDSEPEAVPLKGGGASASLDELIAALKDAPGSGAPGAAVHRHGFMALPILDNHRSVGQLIFQAGQGAPALSENFLNSLMRFMRSAGLALARCSAVRGASEEAESLAAAVWKQELSHRNDRRTERLVSVGKIAAGAAHEINNPLAVISGKAQLLLANAERAEDRRALELIVEHSQRASGILRDLLQFARPNPPQLMPSRINAVLRGAADRVRQRLEDEGIQLIEDYAPDLPLVHVDRVQMDQVFRNILENAEQSMTKQGDKLTLRVRPNQDRTAIIIQIIDTGQGIAADVMDKVFEPFFTTRPGNEGTGMGLAVCHGIVEAHRGTITLHSQEGSGTTCTLTLPVSADRATAPSEAAGGHADRAEQPRPDRYAAPRPTAPAAPETAPERPAATAPMAPMAPEVEAAIRARNEASQPPSRFAAESRGSLLLVDQDTELRDVLAEALRGRGYQVTTAADGLEALAEVIANRVDLVILDGGVPGVNAPQALVDEIQRRKPTLPAVLLLGAASPPDLAAGAGPRQILRKPFEVAHLFQMIEQSIAARSVA from the coding sequence TTGCAAGGGTTACCGGCGTTGCCGCATCTGGCGCGAGAAATACTCCTCGCGCTGGACGCCGGCACGGTCCTGTGGGAGGAATTGGCGGCGCTTGCCGCGTACGACGAAGCCGCCGCCGGCGCGCTTCGCGCGGTCGCCGCGCATGAAACACGCCTGCCCGCCAACGCGCCGCTCGAAGCGCAATTGATCAAGCTGGGTTTGGCGCGCGTTGCGGAGATCGTGCTCGAAAACGTCGCGCCCCGCCTCTTCGACACACCCCGCAATCCGGGCCTCAACCTGGAAGCCCACTGGAAGCACAGCCTGGCCGTGGCGCGGTACGCGCGAACCATCGCCGGGAAGATCCAGAGCCCGTACGCCCTGCTGGCCTACCCCGCCGGCCTCCTGCATGACATCGGCAAACCCGCGCTCGACGCCGCCATTCCCGGCGGCTACTCCCGCGCGCTGGATCTGGTTCGGCAGCAGGGGCTCTACGCGCTTGAAGCGGAGCGCCGCGAGCTGGGCGCGGACCACACGGTAGCCGGCAAGTGGCTTGCCGAAAGCTGGGGCCTGCCCGCGCCGCTGGTCTCGGCGATCTGGCTTCACCACCATCCGCCGGGCACGCTCGACAACACGCCATACCCTGTGGAACTGATCGAGATTGTTTCTCTCGCGAATTTCCTGGCTCACGGCGACGAACTCGAAACCGCCCCGCAGGAACGGGTCGCCGCGATGGATGAACAGCGCTGGCTGCGCCTGGGCCTGAACCGGATCGACGTCATCGAGATGCTGCGCGAGCGGAGCGGCGGAACCCGGGGCGAGGATTCACCGGTCGCCCCCGCGCCCGCGCCCGAACTGGCGCCCGCGGGCGCCTCGGATGATCTCTCCCGCACACGCCAGGACCGCGACTATTACGCGGCCCTCTGCGCCGTGCACGAAGGCATGCAGCCCGGCCTCTCCTCCAGCGCGCAGCTTGCGGTCCTTATTAACGGCCTCCGGACCGCGTTCGGTATCGCGAGCGGCCTGTGCTACCTCACCGGACCCGGCGGCGAAGTCGCCGAGGTGCTCCGCTGGTTCCAGTTGGACAGCGAACCCGAAGCCGTACCGCTTAAGGGCGGCGGCGCGTCCGCCTCCCTGGACGAGCTCATCGCGGCCCTGAAAGACGCACCCGGATCGGGCGCGCCGGGCGCCGCGGTCCACCGGCATGGTTTCATGGCCCTGCCCATTCTCGACAACCACCGCAGCGTCGGCCAGTTGATCTTTCAGGCGGGCCAGGGCGCTCCGGCGCTTTCGGAGAATTTCCTGAACTCGCTCATGCGCTTCATGCGATCCGCGGGCCTGGCCCTCGCCCGCTGCAGCGCCGTTCGCGGCGCGAGCGAGGAGGCCGAGTCGCTCGCGGCGGCGGTTTGGAAGCAGGAGCTGAGCCACCGCAACGATCGCCGGACCGAACGGTTGGTCAGCGTCGGCAAGATCGCGGCCGGCGCGGCCCACGAAATCAACAATCCCCTCGCCGTAATCTCCGGAAAGGCGCAATTGCTGCTGGCGAATGCCGAGCGCGCGGAAGACCGCAGGGCGCTCGAACTCATCGTCGAGCACAGCCAGCGCGCAAGTGGCATCCTACGCGATCTGCTCCAGTTCGCCCGGCCCAATCCCCCGCAATTGATGCCGAGCCGGATCAACGCCGTTTTGCGCGGCGCCGCCGACCGCGTGCGCCAGCGCCTCGAGGACGAAGGCATCCAGCTCATCGAGGACTACGCGCCCGATTTGCCCCTGGTCCACGTGGACCGCGTGCAAATGGACCAGGTCTTCCGCAATATCCTGGAGAACGCCGAGCAGTCCATGACCAAGCAGGGCGACAAACTCACGCTCCGCGTCCGGCCCAACCAGGATCGCACCGCGATCATCATCCAGATCATCGATACCGGCCAGGGCATCGCAGCGGACGTCATGGACAAGGTCTTCGAGCCGTTTTTCACCACGCGCCCGGGCAATGAAGGAACCGGAATGGGCCTCGCGGTCTGCCATGGCATTGTCGAGGCGCATCGGGGCACCATCACCCTGCACAGCCAGGAAGGCTCCGGGACGACCTGCACCCTGACGCTCCCTGTGTCGGCGGATCGGGCCACTGCCCCCTCGGAAGCCGCCGGCGGCCATGCCGATCGGGCGGAGCAACCCCGTCCGGACAGGTACGCCGCGCCCCGGCCCACCGCGCCGGCGGCCCCCGAAACCGCTCCGGAGCGCCCCGCCGCGACGGCGCCCATGGCGCCCATGGCGCCGGAAGTCGAAGCCGCCATCCGCGCGCGAAATGAGGCCTCTCAGCCGCCGTCACGATTCGCCGCCGAATCGCGGGGCAGCCTGCTGCTGGTCGATCAGGATACCGAACTTCGCGACGTGCTCGCCGAGGCGCTCCGGGGACGCGGCTACCAGGTGACGACCGCCGCCGACGGCCTGGAGGCGCTTGCGGAGGTTATCGCCAACCGCGTGGACCTCGTCATCCTCGATGGCGGTGTCCCCGGCGTAAACGCGCCGCAAGCGCTCGTGGACGAAATCCAGCGGCGCAAACCCACCCTGCCCGCGGTCTTGTTGCTCGGCGCCGCCTCGCCGCCCGATCTCGCCGCCGGCGCCGGCCCCCGCCAGATTCTTCGCAAACCATTCGAGGTCGCGCACCTGTTCCAGATGATCGAGCAATCGATCGCCGCGCGAAGCGTCGCTTGA